In the Ensifer adhaerens genome, one interval contains:
- a CDS encoding sulfite exporter TauE/SafE family protein: MLLAIGSGSLTGFTLGLIGGGGSILATPLLIYVVGIRDVHTALGTGALAVSANAYLNLISHALRGHLWWRCALIFTVAGSLGAFFGSSLGKLIDGQRLLFLFGLVMMFVSFAMRKVKCDTAATPQSLSLGTHGKTGLTALLTGTCSGFFGIGGGFLIVPGLLFATGMPLINAVGTSLLAVGTFGLTTAINYAASGLVDWRIAGYFIAGGIGGGVIGTIVSTRLATQRDTLTKIFRAIIFSVSLYVLWRSYGAV; this comes from the coding sequence ATGTTGCTTGCGATCGGCTCCGGTTCGCTCACCGGCTTCACGCTCGGTCTGATCGGCGGCGGCGGCTCGATCCTTGCGACGCCGCTCCTGATCTATGTCGTCGGTATCCGCGACGTGCACACCGCGCTCGGCACCGGCGCGCTCGCGGTTTCGGCCAACGCCTACCTCAACCTGATCAGCCATGCGCTTCGCGGCCATCTCTGGTGGCGCTGCGCCCTGATCTTCACCGTTGCCGGCTCGCTCGGCGCTTTTTTCGGCTCTAGCCTCGGCAAACTGATCGACGGCCAGCGGCTGCTGTTCCTCTTCGGCCTGGTGATGATGTTCGTCAGCTTCGCCATGCGGAAGGTCAAATGCGACACGGCGGCGACACCGCAATCGCTTTCGCTCGGGACGCACGGCAAGACCGGCCTGACGGCCCTTTTGACCGGTACCTGTTCCGGCTTTTTCGGCATCGGCGGCGGTTTCCTCATCGTTCCCGGACTGCTGTTTGCGACCGGCATGCCGCTGATCAATGCGGTCGGCACATCGCTTCTCGCCGTCGGTACATTCGGCCTGACGACGGCGATCAACTACGCGGCCTCGGGATTGGTGGACTGGCGCATCGCCGGCTACTTCATCGCCGGCGGCATTGGTGGCGGCGTGATCGGCACCATCGTTTCCACCCGGCTCGCAACCCAGCGGGACACGCTGACCAAGATTTTCCGCGCGATCATCTTTTCCGTCAGCCTCTATGTCCTTTGGCGCAGCTACGGCGCAGTGTGA
- a CDS encoding ABC transporter ATP-binding protein: MQNSIVRLVEASKAFATPEGGTVTALDRINLDVRRNEFLTLLGPSGCGKTTLLQAISGFVELDGGSILIDGEDMTDRPPYRRPVNTVFQNYALFPHMTVGENVAYSLEVVGIAKPQRREKVASALKMVGLEGMEARKPRQLSGGQQQRVALARAIIARPKLLLLDEPLSALDKNLRQAMQIELKTLQDELGISFIFVTHDQQEALTMSDRVAVLSGGRIQQLDTPRAIYDHPVNTFVATFIGASNLFEGRLDGDRLMTADGMAIRHQPCDRKIPTMATALIRPEQFFLAEDNAPFPTIDVDLDQIVFVGSTFELFGRTAEGRKVVAEVPANRRNLVGTVERTRKARLAYDPAAVHLIGEREGA, encoded by the coding sequence ATGCAGAATTCCATCGTCCGGCTGGTGGAGGCGAGCAAGGCCTTTGCCACTCCGGAAGGCGGCACCGTGACCGCTCTCGACCGAATCAATCTCGATGTCCGCCGCAACGAATTCCTGACCTTGCTCGGCCCTTCCGGTTGCGGCAAGACCACACTGCTGCAGGCAATCAGCGGCTTCGTCGAACTCGACGGCGGCTCGATCCTGATCGACGGCGAGGACATGACGGACCGGCCGCCCTATCGCCGCCCGGTCAACACCGTCTTTCAGAACTACGCCCTGTTTCCGCATATGACGGTCGGCGAAAACGTCGCCTATTCGCTGGAGGTCGTGGGCATTGCCAAACCGCAGCGTCGCGAAAAGGTCGCGAGCGCCCTGAAGATGGTCGGGCTCGAAGGCATGGAAGCACGCAAGCCGCGCCAGCTCTCAGGCGGCCAGCAGCAGCGGGTGGCGCTCGCCCGCGCCATCATCGCCCGGCCGAAGCTGCTGCTGCTCGACGAACCGCTGTCGGCGCTCGACAAAAACCTGCGCCAGGCGATGCAGATCGAACTCAAAACGCTGCAGGACGAGCTCGGCATCTCCTTCATTTTCGTCACCCACGACCAGCAGGAAGCGCTGACGATGTCGGATCGTGTCGCGGTACTGTCAGGTGGTCGGATCCAGCAGCTCGACACCCCACGCGCCATCTACGACCACCCGGTCAACACCTTCGTCGCGACTTTCATCGGCGCCAGCAACCTGTTCGAAGGCAGGCTCGACGGCGACCGGCTGATGACGGCCGACGGAATGGCGATCCGCCACCAGCCCTGCGACCGGAAAATCCCGACAATGGCGACGGCATTGATCCGGCCGGAGCAGTTCTTCCTCGCCGAGGACAACGCCCCCTTCCCGACGATCGACGTCGACCTCGACCAGATCGTCTTCGTCGGCTCGACCTTCGAGCTGTTCGGCCGAACCGCCGAGGGCCGAAAGGTCGTGGCCGAAGTCCCGGCCAACCGCCGCAATCTCGTCGGCACGGTCGAGCGCACCCGCAAGGCGCGTCTCGCCTATGATCCGGCCGCCGTGCACCTGATCGGCGAAAGGGAAGGTGCCTGA
- a CDS encoding MBL fold metallo-hydrolase translates to MHKPDVTGFYDPRTGSIQYVVADPATGKCAIIDPVLDFDEKSGSTATRNADAILDHISAKGLTAEWILDTHPHADHFSAARYLKAKTGAPTAIGEHVKGVQRIWKDIYNWPDFACDGSQWDRLFVDGESFRIGELKARVIHSPGHTLASISYVIGDAAFIHDTLFMPDSGSARADFPGGSAADLWRSIQAILALPDETRLFTGHDYCPGGREARWESTVAEQRAANPHIAGKTEADFVKLREARDRTLPMPKLILHALQVNVRGGELPTAEDNGRRYLKIPLDALPGSVWG, encoded by the coding sequence ATGCATAAGCCCGATGTGACCGGCTTCTACGATCCCCGCACCGGCAGCATCCAATATGTCGTGGCCGATCCGGCGACGGGCAAATGCGCGATCATCGACCCGGTGCTCGATTTCGACGAGAAGTCGGGCTCGACCGCCACGCGCAATGCCGATGCGATCCTCGATCATATCTCAGCCAAGGGGCTGACCGCTGAGTGGATCCTCGACACCCATCCCCATGCAGATCACTTCTCAGCGGCGCGCTATCTCAAAGCGAAGACCGGCGCGCCGACGGCGATCGGCGAGCACGTGAAAGGCGTGCAGCGGATCTGGAAAGACATCTACAACTGGCCGGATTTCGCCTGCGACGGCTCGCAATGGGACCGGCTGTTCGTCGACGGCGAGAGCTTCCGCATCGGTGAACTCAAGGCGCGTGTCATCCATTCGCCCGGACATACGCTCGCCTCGATCTCTTATGTGATCGGCGACGCGGCCTTCATCCACGACACACTGTTCATGCCCGACAGCGGCTCGGCCCGCGCCGATTTTCCAGGCGGCAGTGCTGCCGATCTCTGGCGCTCGATCCAGGCCATTCTGGCGCTGCCGGACGAAACCCGGCTCTTTACCGGTCATGACTATTGCCCTGGCGGCCGCGAGGCGCGCTGGGAAAGCACGGTCGCCGAGCAGAGGGCCGCGAACCCGCACATCGCCGGCAAGACCGAGGCCGATTTCGTCAAACTGCGCGAGGCACGCGACCGCACCCTGCCGATGCCGAAGCTCATACTGCACGCTCTGCAGGTGAACGTGCGCGGCGGCGAGCTCCCGACCGCCGAGGACAATGGCCGGCGTTACCTGAAGATACCGCTCGACGCGCTTCCCGGCTCGGTTTGGGGGTAG
- a CDS encoding MurR/RpiR family transcriptional regulator, translating into MAQRILKLVRSDELRRSKSDKLIANYIERNLADIPFETARSIATRLEVSPMTVGRYLRRMGFDGLDELKLELRRDGSNNPAWQVKGSVGRLRDDNREGKLLAGLIQQQIDNLGMIYELTTAPEWQQAIDALISASEVYVAAYQNVRGIAQYFASQLSYTRSRVQFVDGLNGTYAELLDGSVEGRVLFLHDVRRFAAKARPLAEEARRAGVKVILFTDEFCPWAPEVSDICLIVPGSHGPLWDGAATTVAVMDLLLSNVIVVLGDEVGERVAQLTRLQNVFGDFED; encoded by the coding sequence GTGGCACAGCGAATCCTGAAGCTGGTGCGTAGCGACGAGCTCAGGCGCTCGAAATCGGACAAGCTCATCGCCAACTACATCGAGCGTAATCTCGCCGATATTCCCTTCGAGACGGCGCGCTCGATCGCGACCCGGCTTGAGGTTTCGCCGATGACGGTCGGGCGCTATCTCCGGCGCATGGGCTTCGACGGTCTCGATGAGCTGAAGCTGGAGCTCAGGCGCGACGGCTCCAACAATCCGGCCTGGCAGGTGAAGGGATCGGTTGGTCGACTTCGCGACGACAATCGCGAAGGTAAGTTGCTTGCCGGTCTGATCCAGCAACAGATCGACAATCTCGGCATGATCTACGAGCTGACGACCGCGCCGGAATGGCAGCAGGCGATCGATGCGTTGATCTCCGCCAGCGAGGTCTATGTCGCGGCGTATCAGAACGTGCGCGGCATCGCGCAATATTTCGCCAGCCAGCTTTCCTATACCCGGTCGCGAGTGCAGTTCGTCGACGGCCTCAACGGCACCTATGCCGAGTTGCTCGACGGTTCCGTCGAGGGTCGGGTGCTGTTCCTGCACGACGTTCGCCGTTTCGCCGCAAAGGCGCGGCCGTTGGCGGAGGAGGCGCGCCGGGCGGGCGTCAAGGTTATCCTCTTCACCGACGAATTCTGCCCTTGGGCGCCCGAAGTTTCCGACATCTGCCTCATCGTGCCCGGATCGCACGGCCCGCTCTGGGACGGAGCCGCGACAACGGTCGCGGTCATGGACCTGCTCTTGAGCAACGTCATCGTCGTGCTCGGCGACGAAGTCGGTGAGCGCGTTGCACAGCTCACCCGATTGCAGAACGTCTTCGGCGACTTCGAGGATTGA
- a CDS encoding polyamine ABC transporter substrate-binding protein, which translates to MTMTNGTTRGGRRAFATRARTVALSLAALTALFGTTQAAELNIYNWGEYINPAVLKKFEEETQIKVNLSTYSSNEEMLAKIQGGATGYDIVFPSVHMQDIMAKLDLLEKTDINAYEGFKNIDPTFLRAKSDPKGEYCLPYAFGTVGILYNRTLLGKDVTGWRDLIETVKAKGLKFTLLDDMREVLSVGLILNGHKVNSTDPAELQQAADTIIAMKPDVAAFTYDTRPMVAAGDVAAGHFFVGSMVDVFANPKDLGYVIPEEGATMYQEDICVLKTAPNKENAIKFMQFYTRPEVAALNIEQQTNGTANVPARQLTPEQIKNSKEINPPPETMQKLQIFEDLGPAVRQLDRVWTKVKTAQ; encoded by the coding sequence ATGACGATGACAAACGGGACGACCCGCGGAGGCAGGAGAGCTTTCGCGACCCGTGCACGCACTGTGGCACTTTCCCTGGCGGCGCTGACCGCCCTGTTCGGGACGACGCAAGCAGCCGAGCTCAACATCTACAACTGGGGCGAATACATCAATCCGGCCGTGCTGAAGAAGTTCGAGGAGGAGACCCAGATCAAGGTCAATCTCTCGACCTATTCCTCCAACGAGGAGATGCTGGCGAAAATCCAGGGCGGCGCCACGGGCTATGACATCGTCTTCCCGTCGGTACATATGCAGGACATCATGGCCAAGCTCGACCTGCTCGAAAAGACCGACATCAACGCCTATGAGGGCTTCAAGAACATCGACCCGACGTTCCTGCGCGCCAAGAGCGACCCGAAGGGCGAATATTGCCTGCCCTATGCGTTCGGGACGGTCGGCATTCTCTACAACCGAACATTGCTCGGCAAGGACGTGACCGGCTGGCGCGACCTGATCGAGACGGTGAAGGCCAAGGGTCTGAAATTCACGCTGCTCGACGACATGCGCGAGGTGCTGTCGGTCGGCCTGATCCTCAATGGCCACAAGGTCAACTCCACCGACCCCGCCGAATTGCAGCAGGCGGCCGATACGATCATCGCCATGAAGCCTGATGTCGCTGCCTTCACCTATGACACCCGCCCGATGGTCGCGGCCGGCGACGTGGCGGCCGGTCACTTTTTCGTCGGCTCGATGGTCGACGTCTTCGCCAATCCGAAGGATCTCGGCTACGTGATCCCGGAGGAAGGCGCGACGATGTACCAGGAGGATATCTGCGTTCTGAAGACCGCGCCGAACAAGGAGAACGCCATCAAGTTCATGCAGTTCTACACCCGTCCGGAAGTGGCGGCGCTCAACATCGAGCAGCAGACGAACGGCACGGCCAACGTCCCGGCGCGGCAATTGACCCCCGAGCAGATCAAGAATAGCAAGGAAATCAATCCGCCGCCGGAAACCATGCAGAAACTGCAGATCTTCGAAGATCTCGGCCCTGCCGTGCGCCAGCTCGATCGGGTCTGGACCAAGGTGAAGACGGCGCAATAA
- a CDS encoding P1 family peptidase, translating into MNDKSSTPSGARARDIGLPFSGRTGRFNAITDVEGIAVGFRTIEEQTPRPGRKRPVRTGVTAILPHVESETPVPVYAGVHRFNGNGEMTGTHWIEDGGFFLGPVMITNTHAVGMTHHATIQWMLERYKSTYDTDDFLWLMPVVAETYDGVLNDINGQPITEADVRAALDSAMSGPVQEGNCGGGTGMIAYGFKGGTGTASRVVQFGGRDYTIGTLVQANHGQRDWLTIRGVPVGEHMRDGTPQSQMQERGSIIVVIATDLPMAPHQLKRLARRAAIGIGRNGTPGGNNSGDIFLAFSTANTQPMAHKAPPRLSLEIVNDELLDPVYLATVDSVEEAVVNAMIAAEDSGGTPHDRFKIQAIRHEPLMEVMRAYGR; encoded by the coding sequence ATGAACGACAAAAGCTCTACACCCTCCGGCGCCCGCGCCCGCGACATCGGCCTGCCCTTTTCCGGCCGCACTGGCCGCTTCAATGCCATCACCGATGTCGAAGGCATCGCCGTCGGTTTCCGCACCATCGAGGAGCAGACGCCGCGACCCGGCCGCAAACGCCCGGTGCGCACCGGCGTCACCGCAATCCTGCCGCATGTCGAATCGGAAACGCCGGTCCCGGTCTATGCCGGCGTGCACCGGTTCAACGGCAACGGCGAGATGACCGGCACCCATTGGATCGAAGACGGCGGCTTCTTCCTCGGGCCCGTGATGATCACCAACACCCACGCCGTCGGCATGACGCATCACGCCACCATCCAATGGATGCTGGAGCGCTACAAATCGACTTATGACACGGATGATTTCCTCTGGCTGATGCCCGTGGTCGCCGAGACCTATGACGGGGTCTTGAACGACATCAACGGTCAGCCGATCACCGAAGCCGACGTGCGCGCGGCACTCGACAGCGCCATGTCAGGTCCGGTTCAGGAAGGCAATTGTGGTGGCGGCACCGGCATGATCGCCTATGGCTTCAAGGGCGGCACCGGAACGGCGTCGCGCGTCGTCCAATTCGGTGGCCGCGACTACACGATCGGCACGCTGGTTCAGGCCAATCACGGCCAGCGTGACTGGCTGACCATCCGCGGCGTTCCGGTCGGCGAACACATGCGCGACGGCACGCCGCAAAGCCAGATGCAGGAGCGCGGCTCGATCATCGTCGTGATCGCCACCGACCTGCCGATGGCGCCGCATCAGTTGAAGCGTCTGGCGCGACGGGCAGCGATCGGCATCGGCCGCAACGGTACGCCCGGCGGCAACAATTCCGGCGATATCTTCCTCGCCTTTTCGACCGCCAACACACAGCCGATGGCGCACAAGGCGCCGCCGCGCCTGTCGCTGGAGATCGTCAACGACGAGTTGCTCGATCCGGTCTATCTCGCAACCGTCGACAGCGTCGAGGAAGCAGTGGTCAATGCGATGATCGCAGCGGAGGACTCCGGCGGCACGCCGCATGACCGCTTCAAGATCCAGGCGATCCGGCACGAACCGCTGATGGAGGTGATGCGGGCTTACGGCCGATAG
- a CDS encoding ABC transporter permease, protein MKIARSLFNGGLVAYTGLFFAFIYIPLVVIAVYSFNANPVNMMTWTGFTTEWYAQVLGFKTKVSESALYIESTGQLLQAVWNSLVIAASTTAIATVFGTAIAIALYRFQFVGQRFYRVVMFMPMLMPDIVLGIALLIFFVNSGINLGLTTIIIGQCTFLISYVFIVVSARLAGMDRTLEHASADLGANEWMTFRRVVLPQLFPAIVGGALLAFIISMDDLVITYFIAGVDVTTLPMFIFSMLRRGIKPEINAIAVMMLTFSFVVASLGLYLRSRQK, encoded by the coding sequence ATGAAGATCGCTCGATCCCTCTTTAACGGCGGCCTTGTCGCCTATACCGGCCTCTTCTTCGCCTTCATCTACATTCCGCTCGTCGTCATCGCCGTCTATTCGTTCAACGCCAATCCGGTGAACATGATGACCTGGACGGGCTTCACCACCGAATGGTACGCGCAGGTGCTCGGCTTCAAGACGAAGGTTTCCGAAAGCGCGCTCTATATCGAATCGACCGGGCAACTGCTGCAGGCGGTGTGGAACAGCCTGGTCATCGCCGCCTCCACGACCGCGATTGCGACCGTCTTCGGCACGGCGATAGCCATCGCCCTCTATCGGTTCCAATTCGTCGGCCAGCGCTTCTACCGGGTGGTGATGTTCATGCCGATGCTGATGCCGGATATCGTGCTCGGCATCGCGCTCCTGATCTTCTTCGTCAATTCCGGCATCAATCTCGGCCTGACGACGATCATCATCGGCCAGTGCACCTTCCTGATCTCCTACGTCTTCATCGTCGTCTCAGCCCGCCTTGCCGGTATGGACCGCACGCTGGAACACGCGTCAGCCGATCTCGGCGCCAACGAATGGATGACATTTCGCCGGGTGGTGCTGCCGCAGCTTTTTCCGGCGATCGTCGGCGGCGCGCTGCTCGCCTTCATCATCTCGATGGATGACCTCGTCATCACCTATTTCATCGCCGGCGTCGACGTCACCACGCTGCCGATGTTCATCTTCTCCATGCTTCGGCGCGGCATCAAACCAGAGATCAACGCCATCGCCGTGATGATGCTGACCTTCTCCTTCGTCGTCGCCTCGCTCGGCCTTTACCTTCGCTCCCGGCAGAAATGA
- a CDS encoding aminotransferase class V-fold PLP-dependent enzyme, whose protein sequence is MIAPAVHHQPCETLTPLARFRQALNGPGVVSNLRDDLVGAKAQIAGPYGMKTLVYADYVASGRALRVIENFVLDEVLPYYANSHTEASYCGGFMTRMRREARTLIGEFCGATADHAVIFTGSGATSGINRLVKLFGVAETVAAGKHVRVIIGPYEHHSNILPWRESGAEIVELAECASGGPDLGGLERALRPGEADLTICTLSAGSNITGITSDVATITRMVKTAGAKMIWDYAGAGPYVPIAMSPVSGAEIDAIVVSPHKFIGGPGASGILIVRRDGVTTDKPTWPGGGTVKFVSPDTHDYSANLEAREEAGTPNVVGDIRAALAFIVKHAIGLEQMGRRNRELAKQAFAAWKAIPQLELLGLQEPDRLPIFSFRIRNGKGGYVHQQLVTRMLSDRFGIQARGGCACAGPYVHRLLSIDPEHSEQIRQAILAGEEIEKPGFTRLNFSVLLSDEKVKYILDCVTQLAADAPSFEADYDFDSARAIFFPCATAEEALAYA, encoded by the coding sequence ATGATTGCCCCTGCCGTCCACCATCAGCCCTGCGAGACCCTTACACCCCTCGCCCGTTTCCGTCAGGCTTTGAACGGCCCAGGCGTGGTTTCCAACCTGCGTGACGATCTCGTCGGCGCAAAGGCGCAGATCGCCGGTCCCTATGGCATGAAGACGCTCGTCTATGCCGACTATGTCGCTTCCGGCCGGGCACTGCGCGTGATCGAAAACTTCGTGCTCGACGAAGTCCTGCCCTATTACGCCAACAGCCATACGGAAGCCTCCTATTGCGGGGGCTTCATGACCCGGATGCGCCGCGAAGCGCGCACGCTGATCGGCGAATTCTGCGGCGCGACGGCTGACCATGCGGTCATCTTCACCGGCTCCGGCGCGACCTCCGGCATCAACCGCCTCGTCAAGCTGTTCGGCGTTGCCGAAACCGTGGCGGCAGGAAAGCACGTCCGGGTCATCATCGGCCCCTATGAGCACCATTCCAACATTCTGCCCTGGCGCGAGAGCGGCGCCGAAATCGTCGAGCTCGCCGAATGCGCATCGGGCGGACCGGACCTCGGCGGTCTCGAACGGGCGCTCCGCCCTGGCGAAGCTGATCTCACCATCTGCACCCTCTCGGCTGGGTCGAACATCACCGGCATTACCAGTGACGTGGCCACGATCACCAGGATGGTCAAAACCGCCGGCGCGAAGATGATCTGGGACTATGCCGGCGCCGGCCCCTATGTTCCGATTGCCATGTCGCCCGTTTCAGGTGCCGAGATCGACGCGATCGTCGTCTCGCCGCACAAGTTCATCGGCGGCCCGGGCGCTTCCGGCATCCTGATCGTTCGCCGCGACGGCGTCACGACCGACAAGCCGACCTGGCCGGGCGGCGGCACGGTGAAATTCGTCTCGCCTGATACCCACGACTACAGCGCCAACCTCGAGGCCCGCGAGGAAGCCGGTACGCCGAATGTCGTCGGCGACATCCGCGCGGCCCTTGCCTTCATCGTCAAGCATGCGATCGGCCTTGAGCAGATGGGACGCCGCAACCGCGAGCTGGCGAAACAGGCGTTTGCCGCCTGGAAGGCCATCCCGCAACTTGAACTGCTCGGCCTTCAGGAACCGGATCGTCTGCCGATATTCTCCTTCCGCATCCGCAATGGCAAAGGTGGCTACGTCCACCAGCAGCTCGTCACCCGCATGCTGAGCGATCGCTTCGGTATCCAGGCGCGCGGCGGCTGCGCCTGCGCCGGACCCTACGTTCACCGGCTGCTGTCGATCGATCCCGAACACTCCGAACAGATCCGCCAGGCGATCCTCGCCGGCGAGGAAATCGAGAAGCCGGGTTTCACGCGGCTGAACTTCAGCGTGCTGCTGTCGGATGAAAAAGTGAAATACATCCTTGATTGCGTCACGCAGCTGGCCGCCGACGCGCCGTCCTTCGAAGCTGACTACGATTTTGACTCCGCCCGCGCGATCTTCTTCCCGTGTGCAACGGCTGAGGAGGCTCTCGCCTATGCATAA
- a CDS encoding amidohydrolase family protein encodes MFDLIIRNANLPDGRQGFDVGVKGGKIATIEKALVATAGGEIDATGRLLSPPFCDPHFHMDATLSLGLPRMNVSGTLLEGIALWGELRPLLTKEALVERALRYCDLAVSQGLLAIRSHVDTSDPRLVTAEALLEVKEKIAPYIDLQLVAFPQDGYFRAADGEASLNRALDMGIGIVGGIPHFERTMEDGARSVEALCRIAADRGLPVDMHCDETDDPMSRHIETLAAQTVRFGLQGHVAGSHLTSMHSMDNYYVSKLIPLMAEAKINVIPNPLINIMLQGRHDSYPKRRGMTRVKELMVAGLNVSFGHDCVMDPWYSMGSGDMLEVAHMAIHVTQMGGIEDKRKIFDAITVNTAKTMGLEGYGLDVGCKADLVLLQAADVSEALRLKPNRLFVIKAGKVIARTAPRIGELFLDGRPASIDIGLDYIPQATGR; translated from the coding sequence ATGTTCGATCTGATCATCCGCAACGCCAACCTTCCGGACGGGCGACAGGGTTTCGATGTCGGCGTCAAGGGCGGCAAGATCGCCACGATCGAGAAGGCTCTTGTCGCAACGGCCGGCGGCGAAATCGATGCCACCGGCCGCCTGCTCAGCCCGCCGTTCTGCGATCCGCATTTTCACATGGACGCGACGCTGTCGCTCGGCCTGCCGCGTATGAACGTCTCCGGCACGCTGCTGGAAGGCATCGCGCTTTGGGGCGAACTGCGCCCGTTGCTGACCAAGGAGGCGCTGGTCGAGCGGGCGCTGCGCTATTGCGACCTCGCGGTCAGCCAGGGCCTTCTTGCCATCCGCAGCCACGTCGACACGTCCGATCCGCGGCTGGTGACGGCCGAAGCGCTCTTGGAGGTGAAAGAGAAGATCGCGCCCTATATCGACCTGCAGCTCGTCGCCTTCCCGCAGGACGGCTATTTTCGCGCGGCTGACGGCGAGGCGTCACTGAACCGCGCGCTCGACATGGGCATCGGCATCGTCGGCGGCATCCCGCATTTCGAGCGCACGATGGAAGATGGCGCCCGCTCGGTGGAGGCGCTTTGCCGGATCGCCGCAGACCGTGGCCTGCCGGTCGACATGCATTGCGACGAGACCGACGATCCGATGTCGCGCCACATCGAGACGCTGGCGGCGCAAACGGTCCGCTTTGGTCTTCAAGGCCACGTCGCCGGTTCGCACCTGACCTCGATGCATTCGATGGACAACTACTACGTCTCCAAGCTCATTCCACTGATGGCGGAGGCTAAGATCAACGTGATCCCCAATCCGCTCATCAACATCATGCTGCAGGGACGCCACGACAGCTATCCGAAGCGGCGCGGCATGACGCGGGTGAAGGAATTGATGGTGGCGGGGCTCAACGTCTCCTTCGGGCACGACTGCGTCATGGATCCCTGGTACTCGATGGGATCGGGCGACATGCTAGAAGTGGCTCACATGGCCATCCATGTGACACAGATGGGCGGGATCGAGGATAAACGCAAGATCTTCGATGCCATCACCGTGAATACGGCGAAAACCATGGGCCTTGAAGGATACGGCCTCGACGTCGGCTGCAAGGCCGATCTCGTCTTGCTGCAGGCAGCCGATGTCAGTGAAGCCCTGCGGCTGAAGCCGAACCGGCTTTTCGTCATCAAGGCCGGCAAGGTCATCGCCAGGACGGCGCCGCGCATCGGCGAACTCTTCCTCGACGGGCGGCCGGCCTCCATCGACATCGGGCTGGACTATATCCCACAGGCGACGGGGCGTTGA
- a CDS encoding ABC transporter permease, which produces MSIASRRRFQLGLLLGPVSAFLAVFFLGPLAIMVVTSFLAPGLYGGVEWTFYPHNFGRILGFADPMFEEFDPIYIAIFLRSVEIAALTVLATILVCYPAAFCIARLSERWKNFCLFLITLPFFTSLIVRLFVWVLILRQTGLVNEVLLSIGLIDRPLDLIYTKGAIILGMTYVFIPFMFMPVYASVEKLDWTLVRASLDLGAGPVRTFWRIILPLTAPGIAGGAIIVFIPALGNFVVPAVLGGAKVMMFGNLIEQQFLAARNWPFGAALAMMVMSVMLIMMVVHVVLSGRRSAAAALAR; this is translated from the coding sequence ATGTCGATCGCCAGCCGCCGCCGCTTTCAACTCGGCCTCCTGCTCGGGCCGGTCTCCGCCTTTCTCGCCGTCTTCTTCCTCGGCCCGCTCGCAATCATGGTCGTGACCAGCTTCCTGGCACCGGGCCTTTATGGCGGGGTGGAGTGGACCTTCTATCCGCACAATTTCGGGCGCATCCTCGGCTTCGCCGATCCGATGTTCGAGGAGTTCGATCCGATCTACATCGCGATCTTCCTGCGCTCGGTCGAGATCGCCGCGCTCACGGTGCTTGCAACCATTCTCGTATGCTATCCCGCCGCCTTCTGCATCGCCCGGCTCTCGGAGCGCTGGAAGAACTTCTGCCTGTTCCTGATCACGCTGCCCTTCTTCACCAGCCTGATCGTACGGCTTTTCGTCTGGGTGCTGATCCTGCGCCAGACCGGCCTCGTCAACGAAGTGCTTTTGTCCATCGGGCTGATCGATCGGCCGCTCGACCTGATCTACACCAAGGGCGCGATCATCCTTGGCATGACCTATGTGTTCATTCCCTTCATGTTCATGCCGGTTTACGCCAGCGTCGAGAAACTCGACTGGACGCTGGTGCGCGCCTCGCTCGATCTCGGCGCCGGCCCGGTGCGCACCTTCTGGCGCATCATCCTGCCGTTGACGGCTCCCGGCATTGCCGGCGGCGCGATCATCGTCTTCATCCCGGCGCTCGGCAACTTCGTCGTGCCGGCGGTGCTCGGCGGCGCGAAGGTGATGATGTTCGGCAATCTGATCGAGCAGCAGTTCCTCGCCGCCCGCAACTGGCCGTTCGGCGCGGCGCTGGCGATGATGGTGATGAGCGTCATGCTGATCATGATGGTCGTCCACGTGGTGCTTTCCGGTCGGCGTAGCGCCGCCGCGGCCCTGGCACGGTGA